GCTGGCCTTCGATCTGGCCCGTAAAGCTAATACCATTCAGGCCTACAATGATTTTCTCAAAAAGTATCCCGGCGCGGCGCAGGTCATTGAAGCTACTCATCTGAGGGATGAGCTTGCCTTTGAGGAAGCCAGAAAGCAAAATACCATAGAAGCCTTTGAAAATTTCATCAAGCAGTATCCTCAGGCATTGCAGGTTACGGCAGCAACCCGGCTTTACCAGCGCCTCATTTTTGAAAAAGCCAAGCAGATAAATACCTTTGAGGCTTATACCGATTTCATCAGGAAATTCCCCGAAGGAGAGCAGTTTATCGATGTATTTAACCTCCGGTCGGCGGCCCTGGGTCAAAAATACCTGTCCTTCATTTTTCAGCCGTCCAAAATAATATGGATCAGGGGATTTGACCAGAATGGTGCAGTTGATGTACCTTCTGGGCTGTCGGTTGCCCCGGATGGAAAAATTACTTTCGCTGGTTCAACTGCTTCTCATGAAGGCTCTTCTCCGGAAGCATGGGTCGTATCTCTCGATCAGGAAGGGAAGTTGCTGTGGAGCAAGACCTTCCCGGCTAACAAGGGTTCCCATGTATCAGCCATACTGAATGCACCGTCAGGAGATTATATAATGGCAGGATACACCCAGAAGGAACTTCCGGAAGGTGAAATTAAGGCCTGGCTGCTGAAAATCAACCACCAGGGTTTTAAATACTGGGATAAAGAATACGAGGCAAATGAGTTCAAATCTTTGAGAATAAATAAGTCAGGGGAAATCCTGGCTTCCGGCTACTATTATGATTCCTTGTCTCTTCCATGCCAGTTTATAGGATTATATAAAGAATCTGGCAAAGTGTTCTGGGAAAGGAAATATACTGGCCGTGGCATAGTAAAGGATATGGAACCGGGTATGATGAACGAAGTGTATGCCGCCGGTAACCATTGGTGTTTCAAAACAGATCCAAACGGATACATCGTATGGGAATTTTATACCCCTCAGTCTGACAGCATTTTGGCCATGACGACAGCAAAAACGGGGGAAACCCTTTTACTTTGCAGTGCAGCAGATCAGCAGCTTAAAATCATAACCCTTGATAAATCGGGAAAGAAGACTTCAGAAAGAGTTTATATGAGTATTCCCAATTTGTTAATTCAGGGAATGGTGCTGCGTCCCTCAGGAGACATCCTTGCCTTCGGATCAGAAAACCGTAAGGCACTTGTTATCAATCTTTCAAAAACCGGAGCATGGCAAAAAGCACTTTCTTTCACCGCTGACTCTCCTTCTTCGGTACAATCGTTGTCTCTGTTGCCCGATAATACCGCTATTGTGCTCATTCAGGCAGGAACCGAAACAACCGGTTCGGATGCTCTCGTTCTGAAGATTGCGCCTGAAATCTGATCCCATCCTTTTTTGCTTTCGCATGCAAATTTTGGCCAGATTTAAATTTGCATAAGCTATCTTTGTTCTGTCCTGAAACAGATGCTTTTTATGGATTATCCCGATCCGCTTTCAGATGAATACCTTCTTCTGTTGGAAGAATTGCAGAAACAGAAAAAGGAACTGACCGACAGCATCCGGTATGCAAGCTACATTCAACAGGCCATGCTGCCTCCCCTGGAGCTATTTCTGCGATTGCTTCCTGAAAGCGTGGTCTTTTTTAAACCGCGTGAGCTTGTGAGCGGGGATTTCTACTGGATAGGAAAGCACAGGAAAAGGATTATTGTTGCTGCTGTTGATTGTACAGGTCATGGGGTGCCCGGAGGTCTCATGAGCGTAATGGGCATTTCTTTCCTCAATGAAATTGTGGGCCGGGGGGAAATTACTTCGGCAGCGTCCCTTCTCAATCAGCTCAGGGAAAGAGTTATGAAAGCCCTGCATCAGACAGGACGATGGGATGAACAAAAAGACGGCATGGACATTGCACTGTGCATCATCGATGCCGACCATCATCTGCTGCATTTCGCCGGTGCCAACAATCCTGCTTATGTGATTCGTAACCAGGAACTTATTGAAGTGCCGGGAGATAAAATGCCCATCGGAATTCATATGGTCACGGAAAAATCCTTCACAAACCATACTTTGGATATATTGGAAAATGACAAAGTGTATATCTTTACCGACGGTTTTATTGATCAGTTTGGAGGAGAAAAAGGAAAAAAGTTCAAAAACACCAGGTTCAGGGAACTGATAACCCATGTGGCTGAATTACCTTTTGCAGAGCAATATGGTGTTCTGGAGAACAAACTGGCCGATTGGAAAAAGGACCTTCCCCAGATTGACGATATTCTGATTGTAGGTTTTAGTCCATATGTCGCTTGTCAGTCAAAACTGCTGAAAAGTATCTGATATGCGTTTACTTGCTTTCCGGATCAAGAATTTCCGGTCAATTGTTGATTCAGGATTAAAATATCTCTCTCCCGATAATAT
The window above is part of the Bacteroidales bacterium genome. Proteins encoded here:
- a CDS encoding SpoIIE family protein phosphatase translates to MDYPDPLSDEYLLLLEELQKQKKELTDSIRYASYIQQAMLPPLELFLRLLPESVVFFKPRELVSGDFYWIGKHRKRIIVAAVDCTGHGVPGGLMSVMGISFLNEIVGRGEITSAASLLNQLRERVMKALHQTGRWDEQKDGMDIALCIIDADHHLLHFAGANNPAYVIRNQELIEVPGDKMPIGIHMVTEKSFTNHTLDILENDKVYIFTDGFIDQFGGEKGKKFKNTRFRELITHVAELPFAEQYGVLENKLADWKKDLPQIDDILIVGFSPYVACQSKLLKSI